The nucleotide window TAGTGACAGATATGATGAGCCATATAGGTTCAATAGGAAAAGGGAAACAGTAAAAACTAAACGTTAATTTTGTTATGAAAACTTCTAAACGTATCAAATCAACAGTTGCAGCGGTATCAGCTATAGCATTAATATTATTCACCTTATCGGGATTATCGAATAATGTGATGGCACAAGACTCTGACAAGGTGTATAGTGTGGTGGATCAAATGCCAGAAATTGAAGGAGGGCTTCCTGCACTATATGAAAAAATAAAATATCCTAAGGAAGCGGTTAAGCAAGGAATTTCTGGACGCGTATTTTTGCAGGTTATAGTTGATGAGAATGGACAAGCACAAAATCCTAAAGTAATTCGAGATATTGGCGGCGGTTGTGGAGATGCAGCTGCAGAAGCAATTACTAAAGTTGATTTTAAGCCGGGAGTACATGAGGGAGAAAAAGTAAAGGTGAAGTATTCATTGCCGGTAACTTTTAAAATTGAGAATAGATAATACTGCAATCCATTTTGTGGAATGCAGTCACATATATATTGGTATGGATGCCAATATCTTAAACGGGGGTACAAATGGATGAGATACCAACAGATTTAGAAATACTTGAGGATATTTATTTTCGGTACCATGAAGACTTTCGCAAGTATGCCAAAAAAGAACCCGATCGTATTGCACGTATCCGGGTGCCTATTGAGGTCGAAGATATCGCAAAAGCTTGTGGGGTAGAAGAGGATATGATTTTTGGTCGTATCTTTTATCACTTTAACAAAAAATACAGCTATACCGATGCTGATGGAGAGGTGACGACGTTTTTTACTACGGAAAAATTTGAAGGGTTAAGCGTGAACTTTCCATTGGTAGCATCGGTTTTAGCAGATAAATATGCTGAAAAAAAGCAGCGTGAGACCTTATTTTTTATTGCGGGAATAGCAATAGTTATTTCAGTTGTATCGCTGTTAGTTGCTTTTTTTGTATAATATAAGTTTCAAAATTAATCGTTTAAGTGTAGAGTAAGATGAAAATTAATGTATTGATTGTTGAAGATGATGCAGCAATGCGTGTTGTACTTAAAAATACGGTACAGTCAGTTGAGATGGATATCGAGATTGGAGAGATCTACGAAGCCGAAAATGGGCAAGAGGGCATTAAGGTGCTCAAAGAGAAAGAGCAGATAGACTTGATGTTAGTTGACATTTATATGCCGGTTATGGATGGTCTTGATATGCTCGACTATGTCCACGATCATCCAGACTTTCAACACATCCCGGCCATAGTTGTATCTACCGAGAATGATGAGGAACGCATTGATGCTATTCTTCGCCAAGGATTGGGTTTTGTACCTAAACCCTTAACACATGTTCTGTTGAAGGATCAAATTGTGAGTATGCTCGGAGAGAATGCCGAAAGTGAGTAGTGTATTATAATTTTTTGTGGTAATTGAAGCGGCCTGCTCAAGCGGGGCGCTTTTTTTATTGATCGAAGGTTGGGATAAAGGCCGATGTATTTAAGAATCGGATAATTTTAATGACAGGTTATTTTTGTTGGGGTTTAGAATGGATTTCAACGCCTAATATTGAAACCGAATAACCAATAAATAGGAGGCTTTTTATGTCAGTACCTTGCGACAAGTATTTGAATATAGTAAACTTAATACTACAGTGAATAGTTGCTAAACATCAGGCATTATGAGAAATGTGATTTATGTAACTGGTATTTTGTTTGTGTTAATAGGTTGTCGTAATGCTACTGCTCCTGTCCAACCCGAGCTGGGAGAAGAGATTAAAGCTGATTTTGGCAAAGAAATCATGATTTCGGGAGCGGATGTTGCCGTTGAATTTGTAGATCTTGTGGAAGATTCTCGATGCCCGGATGGGGTGGTATGTGTTTGGGCTGGTAATGCACAAGTTGCAATCCGGATAAATGACGAGGAAGCGAAGCTTAATGCCTATTTGGAGCCTAAAGAAAAAGTGGTCTCTAAATATAATGTCGCACTTATTTCGGTTGATCCTTATCCCCAAACCGATATTGAAATACCAGAAAATAAATACACAGCTACCATTAGGATTACCAAAGAATAACTGAACGTTGTTGCTAACCAATGGTATGTGTTCAGTGAACAATAGGTTATATCAATTCACCGGGCCTCTTGAAGAAAAAAAGGATTGATTACAAGAAAGAGGGAGACTGATATTCTTTGGCCGGCGGCAAGCAAAGTAGAAAGGAGGTTTCTCGAAAAGGATTGTTGTCGGTAACAAAGATAGAACCATGATAGCGTTTGGCATAGAGCAGGGCCATGGTCAGGCCGATGCCCAGTTTTCTTGCTTTCGTCGTAACAAAAGGGTAGAAGAGTTGTTCAGATATCGATTTTGGAATGGGGTTACCGTTGTGAGCAACTTTAATGGTATTCGGGGTGGGACGTGATATGGTAATCTGATGTTCCTCAACCGGAGCATACTCCACAGCATTATCAATTAAAAAAGATAAAATTCTGCGCATATCGCCGGGATTGCATTGCAGGGCAGAAGTCTGTTCTGTTTTTTTATAACGGATATTTTGCGCGACATTACTGGGATAATCAGCAAGAATATCATTAACAATTTCTTCGGGATCGACAGAGAAATTATTGAGATCTACATGATCCAGCGAAATTTCCTGGAGAGCATCAAGTTCATCAAGCAAGTCAAAGAGTTCTTCAATGCCCTCATTAATTTTATCGAGATATTTTGATGATTCCCCGATATCGCTATTTGTTTGTATCAATTCTGCATACCCTTGAATGCCTGTTAATGGCGATCGAACCCGGTGGAGTAAAAACCCAATCATCTTTTTCAGGGATTGCATAACGTCAAATCCGGGAACTCCTTCCCGCTCTTCGAGGCGCACTTTTAAATGTTGATCGCCCTGCCAAAGCAGGGTTTCCTGTTTCAATACAAACCACTGTTTATTAAAATAGGCCGGTGTAATATTCGGTCCGGCATTAGGCACAATGTGGATAATTTCTTCAAGTTCCTTACCGATGGGATTTTGATTATCGTGACCCGCAATCGCCGCCTCATTAGCCTCACAAATTTTCTTGCTACCCATCTTAACGATAAAGGTAGGCTCCATACTATTAAATGGTATCATCTCTGCTGAACCCGTACTGGCCTGTTGAATTTGAAACATCATAGTTAATTGTCTTTAAAGACACAAAAGAAGGAGCCGTGATATTTATAAATGCTGGGCTGTCTTATCCTTTGATTATTCGAATTATCAGCGGTGTCTGAGCATACTTAAACATTAAACCATCGGGGTAACTAAAAATTCCGCAGGAAAAAATTACCTCCGGGGCGGTTATTTATGCAGTTGCCCATCTTAAGAAACAAATTTGGAATGTATTTGGGCTGCCAGTGTTAAGAAAACCGACATCTGGCATAGCTATTGCCTGTAGTATTAACGCACGTTGATACTTAAGGAAAAACATTTTGTTCCGGATGAATGAGAGTTCATAGAAACAAGGTGTAAGAATCTAAAATAAATTTTAATTGCTATGCAGATAATTGACAGTGGTCACAGCCAACTATTGGCCAAAGCAATGGATAGTTATTCATTGCGGCAGGAGATTACCTCATCAAATATTGCAAATATTGATACCCCGGGGTACAACCGCCATAGTGTAGAGTTTGAAAATGCACTGCAAGAAGCGCAGGAGTCGGGAAAGGCAATGCATGATGTTAATCCAAGTATAAAAGAAACAGGAGATGAGGTTGTTTTAGAAAATGAACTTCTTGAGATGGCTGATACGCAAATGAGGGTACAGTTGGTCACCCGTTCATTACGCCATCATTTTGATACTCTGCAAACTGGCATTACAAGTACAACGCGATAATTAAAAAACGGAATAATGATACCTGATAGACTTTCTTCAGCCTTTCAAACAGCGGCAAAGGGATTAGCAGTACAGCGAGAACGCATTAATGTGGCTTCCCGAAATATTGCAAATGTAAATACAAGTTCTGCTGAGGGGAGTGGCAAGGGATACCGCCCCCAATCGGTACAATCGTCAGCGCCACAACCTACGAATTTTCAGCGGGTCTTGAGCAAAAGCATGGGGGGTTTGAATAAAACTCGTGAACAGCACATGTCTCCAAAAATGTCGGCCGATAGTAATTCTGGGCCGCAATCGCTTGGCCCCAATCTTAGCATTGCCGAGGAAGACAGCTACCGATACGAATATGAGCCGAATCATCCTGATGCTAATGAGGAGGGCATGGTTCGCTATCCGGACATCGATATGGTCGAGGAAATGACGCGGATGGTGAGTGCAAACAGAATGTACGAGGCTAATTTAAGCAGTATCGAAGCGGAAAAAGAAATCATGAAACGTTCATTACAGATCTAATAATCTATAAGGGATTTTTATTTAAAGAATCAGTAAGAAAATAAAAAGCTAAACAGACCTACCATATTATGATTGAAGGAATAGAAGCAAGTGGTCTATTGCAGCAGGTGAACGATATTGAGCAGGCCTCACCTGAGCGCGAAATAGTCACCGAAAAAGAAAACCAGCAATCCTTTTCTGATGTATTGTCTGATGCCATTAACGGAGTGGATCAGACGATGAAAACCTCGGATGCAAAAGTCCAGGATCTTATAGCAGGTAAAACAGACAATGTGCATGATGCCATGATTTCGATGCAACGTGCCAAGCTTAGTTTCGATCTAATGGTGGAAGTGCGGAATAAGGTTGTAGAGACGTATCAAGAAGTAAGCCGCATGCAAATATAGTAGTAGATAAATGAGTTCATTTATAGAAAAGTTTAACGAATTTATTGAGCCATTATCGACCGCACAGCGAATGCTGTTTTTCGGTTTAGTTGGGGCCATACTAATTTTTATGGGAACAGTATTCTATTGGGCCCTGAGTCCCAGCTATACCCTGTTATTTGGGTCACTTGATCAAGAGGCTGCCCAGGAAATTGTTACCGAGCTCGAAGGTCGGGGGGTTAATTACGAACTGGATAACGGAGGCCGTTCGATTTATGTATCCGGTGAACGCGTAGATCAGCTTCGTCTTGAGCTGGCCCCAATGGGAGCTCCCCAGTCAGATATGAAAGGATATGAGCTTTTTGATAATAATTCGCTGGGGATGACGGATTATATGCAGCAGATGAATAACAAGCGAGCGCTTGAGGGGGAGCTTACGCGTTCAGTTAATAGTTTGCAGCAGGTTGAGTCGTCGCGCGTACACTTGGTATTACCCGAGCGATCCCCTTTTCAGGAAACGGCAGTAAATGCCTCGGCATCAGTACTTCTAACGCTTAAACGCGGAGAGAATCTGGATAAAAAAAGTGTGGATGGAATAACGTCATTAATTAGTGGTAGTGTAGAAGGATTGGAAGCCAAAGATGTAACAATTGTTGATCATGCGGGTAATCGCCTGACTGATGACGGAAAAGGTGAAGATAGTTTCGCATCTGAAGATGGATGGTTAAAGTCGGAAAAGAAGACCGAAAACTATTTAACCCAGCGTGGCCAAACGATGTTGGATCGGGTACTGGGTCCGGGAAATAGTATCGTCCGGGTATCTGTTGATCAAAATTTTGATAGCTTGGTTCGAGAGTCGAATAATATTGATCCCGAAAGCCGGACCTTGATTTCGGAGCAGCGCGACGAGCAAGTTCAAACGGAAGAAGCCTCTGAAATGGTACCTATCGATGAGTTTACACCAGTCGAAGAGCGGGGAGAAACATCCGTTACGACCACAAATGAAAATGAGAGCTCTTCACGTACGCGTAACTATGACGTAAGTGAAACCAAGGAAGTGTATAAAAAAGCACAAGGTGAAATTGAAAATATTACCGCTTCGGTATTGGTGAATCATAAACTGGTTGAAACGGTAAATGAACAGGGTGAAACAGTGTATGAAACTGAGCCCTATAGCGAAGAGGAATTGCAGGAGTTTCGTGATGTTATTGCTTCGGCATTGGGGATCAAGGTTGATCGGGGCGATGAGATTACTATCCGACAGGTCGAGTTTTGGAATCCTGGGCAAGAAGTTCCGGGTGGACGCATGATTGATGGGCCATGGCCTTGGACTCGTGTATTACGATGGGCCGTCATATTTATTACGCTTGGATTAATAGCATGGTTATTGTTTGGTATCCGTCGACAAATGCGTGGAGAACAGCCTGGGTTGATTCCATTTGGAGGTAACGAACAGGAGGTATTTACGGATGGACAAATGCCACCAGAATTAGAAGATATGAGCGAAGAGGAGCTTGGAAATCTTATGGGAGATGATGGAGAAAAGGCTAAGGCACTTGAGAGTAGAAGCAAAAATTATGATATGGATGAAATCATAAATATGGTTGACATGAAGCCGGATAAGGCCGCTAAAATCATACGGTCAATGTTAATTTCAACAGACGACGAGGAGTAAGCCAGTATGGCACAGAAGAATAAAAAGCGAGTTATCAGCGATGTAGATCAGCTAACAGGAGCTGAAAAGGCAGCTATTTTTGTTACCAATTTAGGTACAAAATATGCGACCCCGCTTTTCAAGTATATGAAAGAAAAAGAGATTGAAGCTATAACACTTGCTATTGCCGGTATGGATAACATTAAGCCCAAGGTGGTGGATTCGGTAATGGGTGAGTATTACCGAATGATGTATAATGACGAACTGCTGTTGGAGGGCGGCGAAGATTATGCCAATCAGCTGTTAGAAGAGTTGGGAGATGATATTGATTCGGACAAGGTTCGCCAGAAGCTGAAGGCAAACTCAGAAAGTACGGCATTTGATGATTTTCAAGACAGTAAAATTACACAGATTACAAACTTTCTTAAGAACGAGCATCCCCAGGTTATTGCGCTTATTTTTTCTCAGCTCGATGAGAAACGTACAGCAGAAATATTGGGTCATTTAGAGGGGGACTTGCAGGCCGAGGTGATTTATCGTCTTACGACGATGGAAAAAATTTCGACCGAAGTTATCGAAGAGATTGAAGAAGTGATCAAGGAACAGATGGGCGGTATGTACACTGTTGGTGATCGTATTAAAAGTGGAACCGATGCCGTGGCACAAATTCTTAATGAAGCGGAAATTGCTGTTGAACGTCACATTCTGGGTAAAATTGAGGAGCGCGACGCCCAAATGGCTGATGATATTAAGCAACAGATGTTCCTTTTCGAAGATATTATTCACTTCAACGATCGCACTGTTCAAACCATCATCAACGAGATGGAAAAAACAGATCTGGTTATGGGCTTGAAGGGTGTGGACGAGCAAGTCAAGAAAACATTTTTAAATAACATGTCTGACCGAGCCGGTGCGATGCTTCAGGAGGACATGGATGCGCTTGGCCCTGTACCGCTTAAGGATGTGAAAGAAGCACAATCTCGAATCATCCGTAAGATAAAACAGCTCGAAGAAGAGGGACAAATTACGACCCGTAAGATGGGCGAAGAAGAAATTGTTGAGTAGATTTCCATGGAAGACGATCAAAACGTTTTACATACCGAAGAACTAAATTGGTACGAGGAGGATGAAAATCGTCTCGACTATGATCTGGCTTTTAATGGAAATGGCTATAAGAAATCTGATGCTGAGAAAAAGTCAGAGGCCGAGCCAGAACCGAAAGTGGATGTAAAGAAGCTTATCAAAAAACGGGATGGTAAGTGGGAGCAACGATTGGAAAAGGCTCGTAAAAAAGCTTTTGAGGAAGGTCGTAAATGTGGATATGAGGAAGGATTTAACGAGGCCGAGCAACAGGTTGATGATAAACTTGACCGGCTGGAGCAACTGGTAGAAAAGGCACACCAGGATTGGAATTATCGTCATCAATTATTGAATCCGGGACTATTGGATTTAGTATTTGATATGGTGGAAAAGATTGTAGGTCTGCCAGTCGAAAATCCCAAAATAAGAGAGCAGCTCGAAAACAGATTGTCGGCGCTGCTGCATGAAACGGACGATGAGATAAAGCCCCAGCTCTGGGTGAGTGAGCAGGATTTTCGTTTTGTGGAAGAGTTGGTTGAAAAGTATGCACCTGAGCTTTCGCTTTCTATCCGTGTTAGTGAGGATTGTAATCCTGGGGAATTTGAGTTTGAGACCCAAAATGAAATGGTCGTCCATCGTTTTAGAGAAAAGCTTGCCGATCTGAAAGATAATATGACCCTACCCTCATGGAAATGACTGATACGGCCGATCTCGGCACACATATGGATCAGATTCGAAGCCATCTCGATGACTTTATCAATGGCAGTAAGCGGTATGGAAAGGTATCATCGATCGTGGGAACCATTATTAAATGCACGGGATTGCAAGCAAGTGTTGGTGAAGTATATGGTATTGAAACGATTATGGACGAGGTGATTCCCGCCGAAGTGGTAGGACTCGAAGATCGCTATGCACTGCTCATGCCCTACGAAAGTATTAAAGGAATGCGGTCGGGATGTAAGGTAGAATATATGGGGCAGTCACTGACGGTTTCGGTGGGGCCAGAAATGTTGGGCCGTGTGGTTGATGCCAATGGTGATCCTATTGATAAAAAAGGACCTATCTTATGTGGAAGCCAGCAGCCGGTGCATAACGATCCTCCCTCACCGGTAGAGCGTCAACCCATTGATGACATTATGAATACCGGTATTCGTGCCATTGATACATTGAATACCATTGGGAAAGGCCAGCGAATCGGGCTTTTTGCCGGGTC belongs to Fodinibius sp. Rm-B-1B1-1 and includes:
- the fliE gene encoding flagellar hook-basal body complex protein FliE; translation: MIEGIEASGLLQQVNDIEQASPEREIVTEKENQQSFSDVLSDAINGVDQTMKTSDAKVQDLIAGKTDNVHDAMISMQRAKLSFDLMVEVRNKVVETYQEVSRMQI
- a CDS encoding response regulator gives rise to the protein MKINVLIVEDDAAMRVVLKNTVQSVEMDIEIGEIYEAENGQEGIKVLKEKEQIDLMLVDIYMPVMDGLDMLDYVHDHPDFQHIPAIVVSTENDEERIDAILRQGLGFVPKPLTHVLLKDQIVSMLGENAESE
- a CDS encoding flagellar basal body rod protein FlgC; the protein is MIPDRLSSAFQTAAKGLAVQRERINVASRNIANVNTSSAEGSGKGYRPQSVQSSAPQPTNFQRVLSKSMGGLNKTREQHMSPKMSADSNSGPQSLGPNLSIAEEDSYRYEYEPNHPDANEEGMVRYPDIDMVEEMTRMVSANRMYEANLSSIEAEKEIMKRSLQI
- a CDS encoding flagellar basal body rod protein FlgB — encoded protein: MQIIDSGHSQLLAKAMDSYSLRQEITSSNIANIDTPGYNRHSVEFENALQEAQESGKAMHDVNPSIKETGDEVVLENELLEMADTQMRVQLVTRSLRHHFDTLQTGITSTTR
- a CDS encoding FliH/SctL family protein, with protein sequence MEDDQNVLHTEELNWYEEDENRLDYDLAFNGNGYKKSDAEKKSEAEPEPKVDVKKLIKKRDGKWEQRLEKARKKAFEEGRKCGYEEGFNEAEQQVDDKLDRLEQLVEKAHQDWNYRHQLLNPGLLDLVFDMVEKIVGLPVENPKIREQLENRLSALLHETDDEIKPQLWVSEQDFRFVEELVEKYAPELSLSIRVSEDCNPGEFEFETQNEMVVHRFREKLADLKDNMTLPSWK
- the fliF gene encoding flagellar basal-body MS-ring/collar protein FliF — translated: MSSFIEKFNEFIEPLSTAQRMLFFGLVGAILIFMGTVFYWALSPSYTLLFGSLDQEAAQEIVTELEGRGVNYELDNGGRSIYVSGERVDQLRLELAPMGAPQSDMKGYELFDNNSLGMTDYMQQMNNKRALEGELTRSVNSLQQVESSRVHLVLPERSPFQETAVNASASVLLTLKRGENLDKKSVDGITSLISGSVEGLEAKDVTIVDHAGNRLTDDGKGEDSFASEDGWLKSEKKTENYLTQRGQTMLDRVLGPGNSIVRVSVDQNFDSLVRESNNIDPESRTLISEQRDEQVQTEEASEMVPIDEFTPVEERGETSVTTTNENESSSRTRNYDVSETKEVYKKAQGEIENITASVLVNHKLVETVNEQGETVYETEPYSEEELQEFRDVIASALGIKVDRGDEITIRQVEFWNPGQEVPGGRMIDGPWPWTRVLRWAVIFITLGLIAWLLFGIRRQMRGEQPGLIPFGGNEQEVFTDGQMPPELEDMSEEELGNLMGDDGEKAKALESRSKNYDMDEIINMVDMKPDKAAKIIRSMLISTDDEE
- a CDS encoding energy transducer TonB, which codes for MKTSKRIKSTVAAVSAIALILFTLSGLSNNVMAQDSDKVYSVVDQMPEIEGGLPALYEKIKYPKEAVKQGISGRVFLQVIVDENGQAQNPKVIRDIGGGCGDAAAEAITKVDFKPGVHEGEKVKVKYSLPVTFKIENR
- a CDS encoding HAMP domain-containing sensor histidine kinase, translating into MMFQIQQASTGSAEMIPFNSMEPTFIVKMGSKKICEANEAAIAGHDNQNPIGKELEEIIHIVPNAGPNITPAYFNKQWFVLKQETLLWQGDQHLKVRLEEREGVPGFDVMQSLKKMIGFLLHRVRSPLTGIQGYAELIQTNSDIGESSKYLDKINEGIEELFDLLDELDALQEISLDHVDLNNFSVDPEEIVNDILADYPSNVAQNIRYKKTEQTSALQCNPGDMRRILSFLIDNAVEYAPVEEHQITISRPTPNTIKVAHNGNPIPKSISEQLFYPFVTTKARKLGIGLTMALLYAKRYHGSIFVTDNNPFRETSFLLCLPPAKEYQSPSFL
- the fliG gene encoding flagellar motor switch protein FliG — its product is MAQKNKKRVISDVDQLTGAEKAAIFVTNLGTKYATPLFKYMKEKEIEAITLAIAGMDNIKPKVVDSVMGEYYRMMYNDELLLEGGEDYANQLLEELGDDIDSDKVRQKLKANSESTAFDDFQDSKITQITNFLKNEHPQVIALIFSQLDEKRTAEILGHLEGDLQAEVIYRLTTMEKISTEVIEEIEEVIKEQMGGMYTVGDRIKSGTDAVAQILNEAEIAVERHILGKIEERDAQMADDIKQQMFLFEDIIHFNDRTVQTIINEMEKTDLVMGLKGVDEQVKKTFLNNMSDRAGAMLQEDMDALGPVPLKDVKEAQSRIIRKIKQLEEEGQITTRKMGEEEIVE